From the Chelonoidis abingdonii isolate Lonesome George chromosome 12, CheloAbing_2.0, whole genome shotgun sequence genome, one window contains:
- the LOC142045775 gene encoding LOW QUALITY PROTEIN: zinc finger protein RFP-like (The sequence of the model RefSeq protein was modified relative to this genomic sequence to represent the inferred CDS: substituted 1 base at 1 genomic stop codon), with translation MAAESPAESLRDELSCPICLEYFTDPVTIECGHNFCWACINQCWGESVPNFSCPQCRETAQQRNLRPNRQLGNVVELVKGLRFQVVTEPKGETVCEQHQEALKLFCEEDQTPICVVCDKSKAHRSHTVVPIEEAAQEYKEQFQTRLQALKKEREKLLGWKLTGEKSSSQYLGKTEVEREKIVSQFKQLHQFLEEEEXLLLAWLGELEKEIVKLQDENITKLSVEISRLSELISEMEGKCQQPASEFLQDVRSTLSRCQQGKFQQPVAISPDLAKRLDDFTQKNIVLKETLKKFQDALMFELQTAMNVTLDPATVPPCSYLSAVQKSLRWRNTRELGPPLGIRAIRNMHSCVRPPNIWGTPGS, from the exons ATGGCTGCAGAGAGCCCTGCGGAAAGTCTCCGGGATGAACTTTCTTGTCCCATCTGCCTGGAGTATTTCACAGACCCGGTGACTATTGAGTGTGGGCACAACTTCTGCTGGGCCTGCATCAACCAGTGCTGGGGGGAGTCGGTGCCAAacttctcctgcccccagtgcagaGAAACTGCCCAGCAGAGAAACCTGCGGCCCAACAGACAGCTGGGGAACGTGGTGGAGTTAGTGAAAGGACTGAGGTTCCAGGTGGTGACAGAGCCTaagggagagacagtgtgtgagCAGCACCAGGAGGCTCTGAAACTCTTTTGTGAGGAGGATCAAACCCCCATCTGTGTGGTGTGTGATAAATCCAAGGCTCACAGATCTCACACAGTGGTTCCCATAGAGGAGGCTGCCCAGGAGTACAAG GAACAATTTCAGACCCGACTGCAGGctctgaaaaaagagagagaaaagctccTGGGATGGAAACTGACCGGAGAGAAGAGCAGCTCGCAGTACCTG GGAAAGACTGaagttgagagagagaaaattgtgtCTCAGTTTAAGCAGCTGCACCAGTTTCTGGAGGAAGAAGAGTGACTCCTGCTGGCCTGGTTGGGAGAGCTGGAGAAGGAGATTGTGAAGCTGCAGGATGAAAATATCACCAAACTCTCTGTGGAGATTTCCCGTCTCAGCGAGCTGATCAGCGAAATGGAGGGGAAGTGCCAGCAGCCAGCAagtgaattcctgcag GACGTCAGAAGCACCTTGAGTAG GTGCCAGCAGGGGAAATTCCAGCAGCCAGTGGCGATTTCTCCTGATCTGGCAAAGAGACTTGATGATTTTACCCAGAAAAACATTGTATTAAAGGAGACTCTGAAGAAATTCCAAG ACGCTCTGATGTTTGAACTGCAGACAGCAA tgaatgtgactctggatccagccACGGTTCCTCCCTGTTCCTATCTTTCTGCGGTTCAGAAAAGTTTGAGATGGCGAAACACACGGGAGCTAGGGCCGCCCTTAGGTATCCGGGCCATACGCAACATGCACAGCTGTGTAAGGCCCCCCAATATTTGGGGCacccctgggtcttag